Proteins encoded together in one Miscanthus floridulus cultivar M001 chromosome 16, ASM1932011v1, whole genome shotgun sequence window:
- the LOC136514174 gene encoding E3 ubiquitin-protein ligase Os03g0188200-like → MSSTVGSGSGLRPPAAAASAPAVEDTSSHWAPHGPVLTACVVGINVLMILLIFLFFWRYFSGKRGPSASTGAGDDDDDASSSASLPVASPWAWAASRHRRSSKDHGLQPVDDVASALPVYVYSSSAGAGDESGKAPECAVCIVELRDGDSARLLPRCGHRFHADCVAAWLRLHATCPLCRASVVAPRASAADESSRDAKDDGGGGGGADCPV, encoded by the coding sequence ATGTCGTCCACGGTCGGGAGCGGCAGCGGCCTTCGCCCGCCGGCCGCGGCGGCGTCGgcgccggcggtggaggacacGAGCAGCCACTGGGCGCCGCACGGGCCGGTGCTGACGGCCTGCGTCGTGGGCATCAACGTGCTCATGATCCTCCTCATCTTCTTATTCTTCTGGCGGTACTTCTCCGGGAAACGAGGGCCGTCCGCGTCAACCGgcgccggcgacgacgacgacgacgcgtcgTCATCCGCGTCGCTGCCCGTGGCCTCCCCGTGGGCATGGGCGGCGTCCCGCCATCGGCGCAGCAGCAAGGACCACGGCTTGCAGCCGGTCGACGACGTGGCTTCGGCGCTGCCCGTGTACGTGTACTCCAGCAGTGCCGGCGCCGGCGATGAAAGCGGGAAGGCCCCCGAGTGCGCGGTGTGCATCGTGGAGCTCCGCGACGGCGACTCGGCGCGCCTCCTCCCGCGCTGCGGGCACCGGTTCCACGCCGACTGCGTGGCCGCGTGGCTGCGGCTCCACGCCACGTGCCCGCTTTGCCGTGCCAGCGTCGTGGCCCCCAGAGCCTCCGCCGCCGATGAGTCCAGCAGGGACGCCAaggacgatggcggcggcggcggcggcgcggattGTCCAGTGTGA